One Spiroplasma endosymbiont of Nebria brevicollis DNA window includes the following coding sequences:
- the rnpA gene encoding ribonuclease P protein component encodes MEKKYHLLKNHHFKYLINEGKSLSNSQFYIYYINRSDFGTIKIGISVGKKLVRFAFERNKIKRQVRSMLIDVKKDWPVDMVIMVRKNYLSNTYEKNTSSLLNLLMKVPLKGV; translated from the coding sequence ATGGAAAAAAAATACCATCTTTTGAAAAATCATCATTTTAAATATTTAATTAACGAAGGAAAAAGTCTTTCAAATAGCCAATTTTATATTTATTATATAAATCGATCAGATTTTGGCACTATAAAAATAGGAATATCAGTAGGAAAAAAATTAGTTCGTTTTGCTTTTGAGCGTAACAAAATTAAACGTCAGGTACGTAGCATGTTAATAGATGTTAAAAAGGACTGACCAGTAGATATGGTCATAATGGTTAGAAAAAACTATTTATCTAATACATATGAAAAAAATACTAGTTCTTTATTAAATCTTTTAATGAA
- the rpmH gene encoding 50S ribosomal protein L34 encodes MKPTYQPSKRKHQKTHGFFARMKSATGINVIKRRRQRGRKKLTA; translated from the coding sequence ATGAAGCCAACATATCAACCAAGTAAAAGGAAGCATCAAAAAACCCATGGATTTTTTGCAAGAATGAAATCTGCAACAGGAATTAATGTTATTAAAAGAAGACGTCAAAGAGGACGTAAAAAATTAACAGCATAG